One segment of Theobroma cacao cultivar B97-61/B2 chromosome 9, Criollo_cocoa_genome_V2, whole genome shotgun sequence DNA contains the following:
- the LOC18589578 gene encoding uncharacterized protein LOC18589578 isoform X4, translated as MELEGLLNPLSMFWELRSCLGFSTWFWSKQYSSHWRKNIPVLAKSHRVYAIDLIGYGYSDKPNPREVGDSFYTFETWASQLNDFCSSVVKDKAFFICNSIGDTGLNAFSNEAAEHPWQCLPSAPMAKKMIPPIKGLVGLQAAVTKPQICRGILLLNISLRMLHITKQPWFGRPFITSFQSLLRNTAVGKLFFRSVATPESVRSILCQCYHDTSQVTEELVQSILHPGLEPGAVDVFLEFICYSGGPLPEELLPRVKCPVLIAWGDKDPWERIELGRAYGNFDSVEDFIILPDVGHCPQDEAPHLVNPLVESFVARHYKSPASASTTI; from the exons ATGGAATTGGAGGGGCTACTCAATCCGCTATCAATGTTCTGGGAGCTGCGGTCCTGCCTTGGTTTTAGTACATGGTTTTGGAGCAAACAG TACAGTAGTCATTGGAGGAAAAATATTCCAGTTCTTGCAAAATCACATAGGGTGTATGCAATTGATCTTATTGGTTATGGATACTCAGACAAACCAAATCCTCGTGAGGTTGGGGACTCATTCTATACATTTGAGACCTGGGCTTCCCAACTGAATGATTTTTGTAGCAGTGTGGTTAAAGACAAAGCATTCTTTATATGCAATTCTATTGGAG ATACTGGGCTAAATGCATTTTCCAATGAG GCTGCTGAGCATCCATGGCAGTGCCTTCCTTCTGCCCCGATGGCAAAAAAGATGATTCCCCCAATTAAAG GACTGGTTGGTCTTCAAGCAGCAGTCACAAAGCCACAGATCTGTAGGGGTATACTCCTATTAAATATATCTCTGCGCATGCTTCATATTACAAAGCAGCCATGGTTTGGAAGACCTTTCATCACATCATTTCAGAGTTTGCTGAG GAATACTGCAGTGGGCAAACTTTTCTTCAGATCCGTTGCCACACCGGAATCTGTTAGAAGCATTCTTTGCCAG TGTTACCATGACACCTCTCAAGTTACTGAAGAACTAGTTCAGAGTATCCTGCATCCAGGACTAGAGCCTGGAGCTGTTGATGTTTTTCTTGAGTTCATATGCTACTCAGGTGGTCCCCTCCCTGAGGAATTACTGCCACGGGTGAAG TGCCCTGTTTTGATAGCATGGGGTGATAAGGATCCTTGGGAAAGAATCGAGCTTGGAAGAGCCTATGGGAATTTTGATTCCGTAGAAGACTTTATCATCCTTCCTGATGTTGGCCACTGCCCTCAG GATGAAGCTCCACATCTTGTGAATCCACTTGTTGAGTCATTTGTGGCACGCCATTATAAATCTCCAGCTAGTGCTTCAACAACCATTTAA
- the LOC18589578 gene encoding uncharacterized hydrolase YNR064C isoform X2, which produces MLMATGSNSLTTLPLSRLEFPLALFSARRTKLSASPLPSISNLSRFRPNGFIVCSLSSDHSTTGDQILDKSSPKPHVQSCTWNWRGYSIRYQCSGSCGPALVLVHGFGANSSHWRKNIPVLAKSHRVYAIDLIGYGYSDKPNPREVGDSFYTFETWASQLNDFCSSVVKDKAFFICNSIGDTGLNAFSNEVFRLVGLQAAVTKPQICRGILLLNISLRMLHITKQPWFGRPFITSFQSLLRNTAVGKLFFRSVATPESVRSILCQCYHDTSQVTEELVQSILHPGLEPGAVDVFLEFICYSGGPLPEELLPRVKCPVLIAWGDKDPWERIELGRAYGNFDSVEDFIILPDVGHCPQDEAPHLVNPLVESFVARHYKSPASASTTI; this is translated from the exons ATGCTAATGGCAACCGGCTCCAACTCTCTTACTACTCTGCCCTTGTCAAGACTAGAATTTCCTCTTGCACTGTTCTCTGCTCGACGAACCAAGCTTTCCGCGTCGCCCCTCCCTTCAATTTCCAATCTTTCACGCTTCAGGCCAAATGGGTTCATTGTATGCTCCCTTTCAAGTGATCATTCCACCACAGGTGATCAAATTCTGGACAAGAGCAGCCCCAAGCCTCACGTTCAAAGCTG TACATGGAATTGGAGGGGCTACTCAATCCGCTATCAATGTTCTGGGAGCTGCGGTCCTGCCTTGGTTTTAGTACATGGTTTTGGAGCAAACAG TAGTCATTGGAGGAAAAATATTCCAGTTCTTGCAAAATCACATAGGGTGTATGCAATTGATCTTATTGGTTATGGATACTCAGACAAACCAAATCCTCGTGAGGTTGGGGACTCATTCTATACATTTGAGACCTGGGCTTCCCAACTGAATGATTTTTGTAGCAGTGTGGTTAAAGACAAAGCATTCTTTATATGCAATTCTATTGGAG ATACTGGGCTAAATGCATTTTCCAATGAGGTGTTTC GACTGGTTGGTCTTCAAGCAGCAGTCACAAAGCCACAGATCTGTAGGGGTATACTCCTATTAAATATATCTCTGCGCATGCTTCATATTACAAAGCAGCCATGGTTTGGAAGACCTTTCATCACATCATTTCAGAGTTTGCTGAG GAATACTGCAGTGGGCAAACTTTTCTTCAGATCCGTTGCCACACCGGAATCTGTTAGAAGCATTCTTTGCCAG TGTTACCATGACACCTCTCAAGTTACTGAAGAACTAGTTCAGAGTATCCTGCATCCAGGACTAGAGCCTGGAGCTGTTGATGTTTTTCTTGAGTTCATATGCTACTCAGGTGGTCCCCTCCCTGAGGAATTACTGCCACGGGTGAAG TGCCCTGTTTTGATAGCATGGGGTGATAAGGATCCTTGGGAAAGAATCGAGCTTGGAAGAGCCTATGGGAATTTTGATTCCGTAGAAGACTTTATCATCCTTCCTGATGTTGGCCACTGCCCTCAG GATGAAGCTCCACATCTTGTGAATCCACTTGTTGAGTCATTTGTGGCACGCCATTATAAATCTCCAGCTAGTGCTTCAACAACCATTTAA
- the LOC18589578 gene encoding bifunctional epoxide hydrolase 2 isoform X1 gives MLMATGSNSLTTLPLSRLEFPLALFSARRTKLSASPLPSISNLSRFRPNGFIVCSLSSDHSTTGDQILDKSSPKPHVQSCTWNWRGYSIRYQCSGSCGPALVLVHGFGANSSHWRKNIPVLAKSHRVYAIDLIGYGYSDKPNPREVGDSFYTFETWASQLNDFCSSVVKDKAFFICNSIGDTGLNAFSNEAAEHPWQCLPSAPMAKKMIPPIKGLVGLQAAVTKPQICRGILLLNISLRMLHITKQPWFGRPFITSFQSLLRNTAVGKLFFRSVATPESVRSILCQCYHDTSQVTEELVQSILHPGLEPGAVDVFLEFICYSGGPLPEELLPRVKCPVLIAWGDKDPWERIELGRAYGNFDSVEDFIILPDVGHCPQDEAPHLVNPLVESFVARHYKSPASASTTI, from the exons ATGCTAATGGCAACCGGCTCCAACTCTCTTACTACTCTGCCCTTGTCAAGACTAGAATTTCCTCTTGCACTGTTCTCTGCTCGACGAACCAAGCTTTCCGCGTCGCCCCTCCCTTCAATTTCCAATCTTTCACGCTTCAGGCCAAATGGGTTCATTGTATGCTCCCTTTCAAGTGATCATTCCACCACAGGTGATCAAATTCTGGACAAGAGCAGCCCCAAGCCTCACGTTCAAAGCTG TACATGGAATTGGAGGGGCTACTCAATCCGCTATCAATGTTCTGGGAGCTGCGGTCCTGCCTTGGTTTTAGTACATGGTTTTGGAGCAAACAG TAGTCATTGGAGGAAAAATATTCCAGTTCTTGCAAAATCACATAGGGTGTATGCAATTGATCTTATTGGTTATGGATACTCAGACAAACCAAATCCTCGTGAGGTTGGGGACTCATTCTATACATTTGAGACCTGGGCTTCCCAACTGAATGATTTTTGTAGCAGTGTGGTTAAAGACAAAGCATTCTTTATATGCAATTCTATTGGAG ATACTGGGCTAAATGCATTTTCCAATGAG GCTGCTGAGCATCCATGGCAGTGCCTTCCTTCTGCCCCGATGGCAAAAAAGATGATTCCCCCAATTAAAG GACTGGTTGGTCTTCAAGCAGCAGTCACAAAGCCACAGATCTGTAGGGGTATACTCCTATTAAATATATCTCTGCGCATGCTTCATATTACAAAGCAGCCATGGTTTGGAAGACCTTTCATCACATCATTTCAGAGTTTGCTGAG GAATACTGCAGTGGGCAAACTTTTCTTCAGATCCGTTGCCACACCGGAATCTGTTAGAAGCATTCTTTGCCAG TGTTACCATGACACCTCTCAAGTTACTGAAGAACTAGTTCAGAGTATCCTGCATCCAGGACTAGAGCCTGGAGCTGTTGATGTTTTTCTTGAGTTCATATGCTACTCAGGTGGTCCCCTCCCTGAGGAATTACTGCCACGGGTGAAG TGCCCTGTTTTGATAGCATGGGGTGATAAGGATCCTTGGGAAAGAATCGAGCTTGGAAGAGCCTATGGGAATTTTGATTCCGTAGAAGACTTTATCATCCTTCCTGATGTTGGCCACTGCCCTCAG GATGAAGCTCCACATCTTGTGAATCCACTTGTTGAGTCATTTGTGGCACGCCATTATAAATCTCCAGCTAGTGCTTCAACAACCATTTAA
- the LOC18589578 gene encoding pheophytinase, chloroplastic isoform X3, whose protein sequence is MLMATGSNSLTTLPLSRLEFPLALFSARRTKLSASPLPSISNLSRFRPNGFIVCSLSSDHSTTGDQILDKSSPKPHVQSCTWNWRGYSIRYQCSGSCGPALVLVHGFGANSSHWRKNIPVLAKSHRVYAIDLIGYGYSDKPNPREVGDSFYTFETWASQLNDFCSSVVKDKAFFICNSIGGLVGLQAAVTKPQICRGILLLNISLRMLHITKQPWFGRPFITSFQSLLRNTAVGKLFFRSVATPESVRSILCQCYHDTSQVTEELVQSILHPGLEPGAVDVFLEFICYSGGPLPEELLPRVKCPVLIAWGDKDPWERIELGRAYGNFDSVEDFIILPDVGHCPQDEAPHLVNPLVESFVARHYKSPASASTTI, encoded by the exons ATGCTAATGGCAACCGGCTCCAACTCTCTTACTACTCTGCCCTTGTCAAGACTAGAATTTCCTCTTGCACTGTTCTCTGCTCGACGAACCAAGCTTTCCGCGTCGCCCCTCCCTTCAATTTCCAATCTTTCACGCTTCAGGCCAAATGGGTTCATTGTATGCTCCCTTTCAAGTGATCATTCCACCACAGGTGATCAAATTCTGGACAAGAGCAGCCCCAAGCCTCACGTTCAAAGCTG TACATGGAATTGGAGGGGCTACTCAATCCGCTATCAATGTTCTGGGAGCTGCGGTCCTGCCTTGGTTTTAGTACATGGTTTTGGAGCAAACAG TAGTCATTGGAGGAAAAATATTCCAGTTCTTGCAAAATCACATAGGGTGTATGCAATTGATCTTATTGGTTATGGATACTCAGACAAACCAAATCCTCGTGAGGTTGGGGACTCATTCTATACATTTGAGACCTGGGCTTCCCAACTGAATGATTTTTGTAGCAGTGTGGTTAAAGACAAAGCATTCTTTATATGCAATTCTATTGGAG GACTGGTTGGTCTTCAAGCAGCAGTCACAAAGCCACAGATCTGTAGGGGTATACTCCTATTAAATATATCTCTGCGCATGCTTCATATTACAAAGCAGCCATGGTTTGGAAGACCTTTCATCACATCATTTCAGAGTTTGCTGAG GAATACTGCAGTGGGCAAACTTTTCTTCAGATCCGTTGCCACACCGGAATCTGTTAGAAGCATTCTTTGCCAG TGTTACCATGACACCTCTCAAGTTACTGAAGAACTAGTTCAGAGTATCCTGCATCCAGGACTAGAGCCTGGAGCTGTTGATGTTTTTCTTGAGTTCATATGCTACTCAGGTGGTCCCCTCCCTGAGGAATTACTGCCACGGGTGAAG TGCCCTGTTTTGATAGCATGGGGTGATAAGGATCCTTGGGAAAGAATCGAGCTTGGAAGAGCCTATGGGAATTTTGATTCCGTAGAAGACTTTATCATCCTTCCTGATGTTGGCCACTGCCCTCAG GATGAAGCTCCACATCTTGTGAATCCACTTGTTGAGTCATTTGTGGCACGCCATTATAAATCTCCAGCTAGTGCTTCAACAACCATTTAA
- the LOC108663266 gene encoding uncharacterized protein At2g29880-like: MLVDGRCISQGLGRTSKKSTHQWTPTEDGVLINSCIDLVNERSWGRNNGTFKPGYLQQLEKWMKERILNCNIRAIPHINSRMRLLKTQYREVAEMISHSTSGFGWDDVKKCVTCDDDVWIGWVKIYPAAAGLRNNPFPHFDQLAIIFGKDRAIGEGAKSPADAVENIETEEVAFATTRVASEAFNALTIDEDDNGDDDVFLLKLPIVRDLLLLEEGL, encoded by the exons ATGCTTGTAGATGGACGTTGTATCTCTCAAGGATTAGGGAGGACAAGTAAAAAATCCACCCATCAGTGGACACCTACTGAAGATGGAGTCTTAATTAACAGCTGCATTGATCTTGTGAATGAAAGAAGTTGGGGTAGAAATAATGGGACATTCAAGCCTGGTTACTTGCAACAACTTGAGAAATGGATGAAAGAAAGGATCCTAAATTGCAACATAAGGGCTATCCCCCATATTAACTCTAGAATGAGGTTGTTGAAGACGCAGTATAGGGAAGTTGCTGAGATGATATCGCATTCCACTTCTGGATTCGGTTGGGATGATGTTAAGAAATGTGTTacttgtgatgatgatgtttgGATTGGTTGGGTGAAG atttaCCCGGCTGCTGCAGGACTTAGAAACAATCCTTTCCCTCACTTTGATCAATTAGCCATTATATTTGGGAAGGATAGAGCAATTGGGGAAGGAGCAAAGTCACCAGCTGATGCAGTGGAGAACATAGAAACTGAGGAAGTTGCATTTGCAACAACAAGGGTAGCTTCAGAAGCTTTCAATGCATTGACTATTGATGAAGATGAcaatggtgatgatgatgtttTCCTGCTCAAGCTACCAATAGTGAGGGATCTACTGCTGCTAGAAGAAGGACTATAG